Below is a window of Malania oleifera isolate guangnan ecotype guangnan chromosome 1, ASM2987363v1, whole genome shotgun sequence DNA.
GACATCATACTCATGGTATCGCTCCTCATAGATGCCAGAGGCATGTATATGCGCTCTGAGGTTGAAGTCATTGCAGCATCTGTCCTCTGAGATGCTGGAGGCATATACGTCCGCTCAGATGTTGAGGTTATCGCAGTATCAGTCCTCTGCGATGATGGAACCATATGCTCAGTCCTCTGAGATGATGAAACCATATGATCAGTCCTCTGAGATGCTGGAGACACATAAACCCTATCCGAAGTTGGAGGAATAGTTTCAGTCCTCTGTGAAGGCGGATGTGGAGTTTCATTCCACTGATGTGCTTGAGGCATATAGATCCTCTCAGATGTTTGAGGCATGACTAATGACACTCTCTGACTTCGTAAATCCTTCTCATTTGCTGCAGGCATAGGCAGTGACGCCTCCTGGTTTGGTAATTCCCTTTCAGATGGAAGAACGACTGGTGATACACTCTGAGTTGGCAAATCACTATCAGATGTACGCACAGATGCTCCTTGGTTTGGCACATCCATCTCAGATGTTGGAGGTATGGGTAGAGACAATCTGCAACCTGGTACATCCTCAGGTTGGGCCTGCACCGCTGGTGACACTTCTCTGCTTGGTAAATCACTCTCGGAAGTTGAAGGCAGAGGTATGGACACCCCTCGACTTGTTGTATCCGTCTCCGTTGTTGGAGGTACATGTAACAAAACTCCCCCATTCGGTACATCCTTCCATTGTTGTGCAACTGTTTTAATCTGAGTGTAAAATTGTACACCTGCCTTTCCTGAAATTGAGGAACAGAAAAAGAGGGAATGGGAGGGGGAGGAAGAGTAGGAACATTTTTAGTCAGAAGAGGGAAGGAACTGAAGATGGGTCCATTAGTGTGCACAATCTCATACATGCAAAAcacatagaggagagagagagagagagagagagattgagattATATTATACCGCAGAAATTAAGATCTCCTGCAAACGAAGTCCTGGGCCCATCAAATGAGGAAAATGGAAGTGGGACAGGAACAGGGACAGGAACATTAATTCCAACCTAGACGTTCATGTGCAAAATGAAGAGCAAGTTAGCAACTACTGACAGACAGTCTCAAACACATTCTCATGTTGGCATGCCAGATAAAAAGGGATGCTTACCAGCTCAGCCTCAACTTCATTCTGGAACTTCCTTGCAGCAACTCCAGATGTGGTAAATATCGAAGCTCCATTAACATGCCTGTAAGTGGAGGACAATAATACAAAGCAGAGATTACTTCGAAGGATTTTGATTAATAATACAAATCCAGATGCACTTTAACATGATATAATTCCTTGATATTTTTTATGAGCATATTTCTCGAACTAGTAAATCATATTACTGGAGTTTTGGTAAGAGCAGGAAAGGAGAATTGTTTTGGCATAGTGCTGTGTCTGCTATTTTGTGGACATTATGGTCAAAAGAAATGCAAGAAACTTCAATGATAGCATAACTTCCCTGGTTTCATTGTGGGAATAGAGCTGTCTTTTTAGCCTCTATGTGGGTCCATTGTCTCAGGTTTTTCAGGGTTTGTCGTTACACAGTCTTGTTAGAGACGGGCAGGCAGCGCTGTTGTTATTACTTTTGTAATTTTTTCGGCTGTCTTTCACTTTTTTGCTGGGAGGACATCCCGTTCTCCTTCATTGTACTTTCTGTTCTGCtgttaatataattattttttcttattaaaaggaaaaaaaaatattacccTGCCTTTTGGAGCAATGGATTCAGACtttggatttggagttgtatGGATTTAgacaaaacataatataaaattgtattgtatttcttcTAAATCTAGACAAATCCAAATCCacgaaattcatgctcccaaacactaccttgGGGTTTTTATCTAAAAGAATTTGCTATTCTCACTTGCTTCTCTCACTACCATTCACTGTGATAGTAGAAGTTAAAAAGGGGATCACAGCATCCATGGTATATCATGTATGgaatgcgagagagagagagagagagagagagagagaaataattAATGAAAGCATGCCACCAAACCACATCAGTCAAGCCCAATTTTGGGCTCAACTTGTACACATTAAAAAACAGTGAAATCCGAAGACCATATTACTCGTGGCCAATTTTCCGCTCAACATATAAACACGTTAAGAGAGTTAAGGGCACATCAGAAATCAAGAGGAGAAAAGAGTTGAGGCACATACTTGTCTCTATTAATAATGGTTATGGCTTCATTGAGGCTGTCAGCCTGTTGGAAATCAAACAACAGAAAAATATGTTAAACCAATCTCCAGATTAATCCATAAAACAGGATCATAAGAAACACAACTGATATAGCAATACCTGCATACAAAGGAGAACTGGTCCAAAAATTTCTTCCTGCTTGACACAAGATTGTAGTGTCATCAAGAATATGACAAAAATGCTTTTGTTCATTTCTTCAACTGAAAATCATATCAATTTATTCTGAAACAATAATATTTGAAATCCAAGCACAAAAAGCAATACCTTGTAGCACTCCATGCTGGTTGTAACATCACATAAGATGGTAGGGCCAACAAAGTTT
It encodes the following:
- the LOC131153671 gene encoding COPII coat assembly protein sec16-like isoform X5, whose translation is MVNHICDDDDIKAISFVGSNTAGMHIYAQAAARGKRVQSNMGAKNHVIIMPDASMDATLNALVSAGFGAAGQRCMALSMAVFVGGTVPWEEELVEHAKAVKVSAGTEPSADLGPVISKEAKDQLGRLVQSAVENGARLVLDGRNIVVPGYENGNFVGPTILCDVTTSMECYKEEIFGPVLLCMQADSLNEAITIINRDKHVNGASIFTTSGVAARKFQNEVEAELVGINVPVPVPVPLPFSSFDGPRTSFAGDLNFCGKAGVQFYTQIKTVAQQWKDVPNGGVLLHVPPTTETDTTSRGVSIPLPSTSESDLPSREVSPAVQAQPEDVPGCRLSLPIPPTSEMDVPNQGASVRTSDSDLPTQSVSPVVLPSERELPNQEASLPMPAANEKDLRSQRVSLVMPQTSERIYMPQAHQWNETPHPPSQRTETIPPTSDRVYVSPASQRTDHMVSSSQRTEHMVPSSQRTDTAITSTSERTYMPPASQRTDAAMTSTSERIYMPLASMRSDTMSMMSQRSDAIIHQSSERMYIPAAPHRNDNLGQTSQRTDGIMRPSERVYIPAPPHRSDGVCPTIQRADMAMHLTSERLYMPTTSHRNDGMALASQRPDAMPNAERLYMPAMVKRNEGMPLTAERLYMPATSQRMYTQNPMISMDDYPSQGVSMTLPTSQRL
- the LOC131153671 gene encoding uncharacterized protein LOC131153671 isoform X4, giving the protein MILAALAMEAGLPDGVLNIVHGTNDMVNHICDDDDIKAISFVGSNTAGMHIYAQAAARGKRVQSNMGAKNHVIIMPDASMDATLNALVSAGFGAAGQRCMALSMAVFVGGTVPWEEELVEHAKAVKVSAGTEPSADLGPVISKEAKDQLGRLVQSAVENGARLVLDGRNIVVPGYENGNFVGPTILCDVTTSMECYKEEIFGPVLLCMQADSLNEAITIINRDKHVNGASIFTTSGVAARKFQNEVEAELVGINVPVPVPVPLPFSSFDGPRTSFAGDLNFCGKAGVQFYTQIKTVAQQWKDVPNGGVLLHVPPTTETDTTSRGVSIPLPSTSESDLPSREVSPAVQAQPEDVPGCRLSLPIPPTSEMDVPNQGASVRTSDSDLPTQSVSPVVLPSERELPNQEASLPMPAANEKDLRSQRVSLVMPQTSERIYMPQAHQWNETPHPPSQRTETIPPTSDRVYVSPASQRTDHMVSSSQRTEHMVPSSQRTDTAITSTSERTYMPPASQRTDAAMTSTSERIYMPLASMRSDTMSMMSQRSDAIIHQSSERMYIPAAPHRNDNLGQTSQRTDGIMRPSERVYIPAPPHRSDGVCPTIQRADMAMHLTSERLYMPTTSHRNDGMALASQRPDAMPNAERLYMPAMVKRNEGMPLTAERLYMPATSQRMYTQNPMISMDDYPSQGVSMTLPTSQRL